One window of the Candidatus Chryseobacterium colombiense genome contains the following:
- a CDS encoding TMEM175 family protein, protein MTKGRLEAFSDGVLAIIITIMVLELKVPEGSEWLSLKPLIPKFLAYILSFIYVGIYWNNHHHLFQTVKKVNGSILWANLHLLFWLSLMPLATEWIGETHFAKNPVAAYGIGLIMAAVAYTILENLIIKADGNQSTLKEAIQSKFKEYISIVFYILGLATSFFYPYIALGFYYLVALIWLIPDRRIEKSLKEN, encoded by the coding sequence ATGACTAAAGGTAGATTAGAAGCATTTAGTGATGGTGTTTTAGCCATTATCATCACCATTATGGTTCTTGAGCTGAAAGTGCCTGAAGGAAGTGAATGGCTAAGCCTTAAACCTCTTATCCCGAAGTTTTTGGCGTATATTTTAAGTTTTATTTATGTCGGGATTTATTGGAACAATCATCATCATTTGTTCCAGACCGTAAAAAAAGTAAACGGAAGTATTCTTTGGGCAAATCTTCATCTGTTGTTCTGGCTTTCATTAATGCCGCTTGCAACGGAATGGATAGGAGAAACACATTTTGCAAAAAATCCTGTTGCAGCCTATGGAATCGGGCTCATTATGGCTGCTGTAGCTTATACAATATTAGAAAATTTAATCATAAAAGCTGATGGTAATCAATCTACATTAAAGGAAGCGATCCAGTCTAAATTTAAAGAATATATTTCAATCGTCTTTTACATTTTAGGACTCGCGACTTCATTTTTTTATCCTTATATTGCTCTAGGATTTTATTATCTGGTTGCTTTAATATGGCTGATTCCCGACAGAAGAATAGAAAAATCATTAAAAGAAAATTGA
- a CDS encoding NAD(P)H-dependent oxidoreductase — protein sequence MKILAFAGSTSSTSINRELVKFVLKDFQHEEINLIDLNDFDMPVFSVDREKKGFPDEAHHFLKVIEECDVIICSLAEHNRSYSAAFKNIFDWASRINVKVFQNKPMFLMSTSPGGYGGGNVMNTAKTFFPNFGADIKDTFSLSKFYENFDLESGVINPEMLKELKDKIENFKNQIKTYD from the coding sequence ATGAAAATATTAGCATTTGCAGGAAGTACATCTTCCACTTCTATCAACAGAGAACTGGTGAAATTCGTTTTAAAAGATTTTCAGCATGAGGAAATTAATTTAATTGATCTTAATGATTTCGATATGCCGGTTTTTTCTGTAGATCGTGAAAAGAAAGGTTTCCCTGATGAAGCGCACCACTTTTTAAAGGTTATTGAAGAATGTGATGTGATTATCTGCTCACTGGCAGAACACAACCGTTCTTACAGCGCGGCGTTTAAAAACATTTTCGACTGGGCATCTAGAATCAATGTGAAAGTTTTTCAGAATAAGCCCATGTTTTTAATGTCAACTTCTCCGGGAGGTTATGGTGGCGGAAATGTGATGAATACAGCGAAAACGTTCTTCCCTAATTTTGGGGCAGATATTAAAGATACTTTTTCACTTTCTAAATTTTATGAAAATTTTGATTTGGAAAGCGGAGTCATTAATCCTGAAATGCTGAAAGAACTTAAAGATAAGATCGAAAACTTTAAAAATCAGATCAAAACCTATGACTAA
- a CDS encoding pirin family protein, whose product MSNIGLIIEEKSADIGNFLVGRLLPFREKRAVGPFVFIDHMGPSDLKDYQNLDVPPHPHIGLSTLTYLLEGSIFHRDSIGSALEIKPGAVNWMTAGKGVVHSERTPEYLRHSDKKLHGFQIWVGLPKHLEHSEPTFHHIEADDIPVWEEEGIHYKLIAGEAFGRTSPVPVHSKLFFIEIKTKEARKISIGKDLYGEAAMYVLDGTVTTDGNSYGSKQLMIAKDTKLCEFEMSENGTVYLFGGEPFEEERFIFWNFVNSDKEVIEEAKVNWHDQNHNAFPLVPGDEEEYVPLPKAILNRKP is encoded by the coding sequence ATGTCAAACATAGGACTTATCATTGAAGAAAAATCAGCCGATATAGGAAACTTTTTAGTGGGTAGACTTTTGCCTTTCCGTGAAAAAAGAGCAGTCGGACCTTTCGTTTTTATCGATCATATGGGACCGTCGGATCTGAAGGATTATCAGAATCTTGATGTTCCCCCGCATCCGCACATCGGATTATCCACATTAACCTACCTTCTTGAAGGCTCTATCTTTCACAGGGACAGTATTGGAAGTGCTTTAGAAATAAAACCGGGAGCTGTAAACTGGATGACTGCAGGAAAAGGCGTTGTTCATTCGGAAAGAACTCCTGAATATTTAAGACATTCTGATAAAAAACTTCATGGTTTCCAGATCTGGGTAGGATTACCTAAACATTTGGAGCACTCTGAACCCACTTTCCATCATATTGAAGCAGATGATATTCCGGTTTGGGAAGAAGAAGGAATTCACTATAAATTAATTGCAGGAGAAGCATTCGGAAGAACATCTCCGGTTCCCGTTCACAGCAAATTGTTCTTTATTGAAATTAAAACAAAAGAAGCTAGAAAAATAAGCATCGGGAAAGATCTTTACGGTGAAGCAGCCATGTACGTTTTAGACGGAACAGTAACTACGGATGGAAATTCTTATGGCTCAAAGCAGTTAATGATTGCCAAAGATACCAAATTGTGCGAATTTGAGATGAGCGAAAACGGAACCGTTTATCTTTTCGGAGGAGAGCCTTTTGAAGAAGAACGTTTTATATTCTGGAATTTTGTAAATTCAGACAAAGAAGTGATAGAGGAAGCAAAAGTAAACTGGCATGACCAGAACCACAATGCCTTTCCTTTAGTTCCAGGTGATGAAGAAGAATACGTTCCGCTTCCGAAAGCCATTTTAAATAGAAAACCGTAA